The following coding sequences lie in one Benincasa hispida cultivar B227 chromosome 6, ASM972705v1, whole genome shotgun sequence genomic window:
- the LOC120080094 gene encoding protein DETOXIFICATION 16-like codes for MTVNLLINCLQMISVMFVGHLGQLPLAGASMATSFASVTGFSLLNGMGSALETFCGQSYGAKQYHMLGIHLQRAMVVVLLVSFPLAAVWFNAGDILRLLGQDSEIAAEAGHYARYMIPSIFAYAIQQCHVRFLQTQNNVLPMAVIAAATAVLHCFVCWALVFRSGLGNRGAALANAMSYWINAVALAVYVRVAPSCRKTWTGFSGEAFCGILNFVKLAIPSAVMLSLEIWSFEMVVLLSGLLPNPKLETSVLSISLNTIYMIYMIPLGISGAVSTRVSNELGAGRAKVAILAGRVAMGTVATEGTVAAIIIVIGRRLWGYCYSTDETVVGYLAKILIFLAILHIFDGIQSIFSGITRGCGRQKIGAFINLGAYYLVGIPMAIFLAFFQGIGGKGLWMGIIMGVFTQALFLGILILCTNWDKEVKKAADRVTSSMPENLLE; via the exons ATGACGGTGAATCTGTTGATAAACTGTTTGCAAATGATATCGGTCATGTTCGTCGGGCATCTCGGCCAGCTCCCTCTCGCCGGCGCTTCCATGGCTACTTCCTTCGCTTCCGTCACTGGTTTCAGTCTCCTC AACGGAATGGGCAGTGCATTAGAGACTTTCTGTGGGCAATCCTATGGAGCAAAACAATAtcatatgttaggaattcacttGCAAAGAGCCATGGTTGTTGTTCTTCTCGTCAGCTTCCCTCTTGCCGCCGTCTGGTTTAACGCCGGCGACATTCTCCGCCTGCTCGGCCAAGATTCCGAGATCGCGGCAGAGGCTGGCCACTACGCCCGTTATATGATTCCCAGCATTTTCGCCTACGCCATTCAACAGTGCCACGTTCGTTTCCTGCAGACACAGAACAATGTTCTTCCAATGGCCGTCATCGCCGCCGCCACGGCGGTGCTCCACTGCTTTGTGTGTTGGGCTCTGGTTTTCCGGTCGGGGTTGGGGAACCGAGGAGCGGCCTTGGCCAACGCTATGTCTTACTGGATAAATGCGGTGGCGTTGGCTGTTTATGTTAGAGTTGCGCCGTCGTGCCGGAAGACGTGGACTGGATTTTCCGGCGAGGCGTTTTGTGGGATTTTGAACTTCGTCAAACTCGCCATTCCGTCTGCCGTCATGCTCAG TTTGGAGATATGGTCGTTTGAGATGGTGGTTTTATTATCAGGGCTTCTTCCCAATCCAAAGCTTGAAACTTCAGTTTTATCAATCAG CCTCAATACAATCTACATGATTTACATGATACCCCTTGGAATCAGTGGTGCAGTGAG CACAAGAGTTTCAAATGAACTTGGAGCAGGGAGAGCAAAGGTTGCCATCTTAGCAGGACGAGTTGCAATGGGGACGGTGGCCACAGAAGGCACAGTGGCAGCCATTATCATCGTTATTGGCAGAAGATTATGGGGTTACTGTTACAGTACTGATGAGACCGTGGTTGGATATTTGgctaaaatattgatttttcttGCGATTTTGCACATCTTTGATGGAATTCAATCCATTTTCTCAG GTATCACAAGAGGATGTGGAAGGCAGAAGATTGGTGCTTTTATTAACTTGGGAGCTTATTATCTTGTGGGCATCCCTATGGCTATCTTTTTAGCCTTCTTTCAAGGCATTGGAGGAAAG GGTCTATGGATGGGAATCATAATGGGTGTCTTTACACAAGCTTTATTTCTTGGGATCTTGATTCTATGCACCAATTGGGATAAAGAA GTCAAGAAAGCGGCTGATAGAGTTACCAGCTCTATGCCAGAAAATCTATTGGAATGA